One segment of Arthrobacter sp. MMS18-M83 DNA contains the following:
- a CDS encoding hemolysin family protein, producing the protein MEWLFLLAGLLLILGTGFFVAVEFSLVTLDQATVQRAIDGGDHAAVALLKCLKSLSTQLSSCQLGITLTTLLTGFVMEPSVGFLLHGPLLWAGLPEAAAQSVSLIMAMTFATVLSMLIGELVPKNMALALAFPLGRGLARPQLMFTAVFKPAIVVLNGFSNKVLNLVGLEAKEEISGARSPSELASLVRRSAELGTLDAGTANFVARTLNFSARTAADVMTPRIRMETIDADQPVSDIIEAARRTGYSRFPVIGESADDIRGVVHIKKAVSVPSERRRRVEAGAIMSEVLSVPETIHLDSLLLELREGNLQLAVVLDEYGGTAGIATLEDLVEEIVGEVADEHDKVRPGLLQSASGDWYFPGLLRPDEVSEQIPGLTVQDDPAYETVGGYVMSQLGRIAIVGDVVEAGGGTLAVTRMDGRRIDRICFHPTAPEPEDEGTDFKATAEREATGWQSRKQASKRLGKSSGNSPGNAIGNPAGKTVRKGRAA; encoded by the coding sequence ATGGAGTGGCTTTTCCTTCTCGCCGGTTTGCTCCTGATTCTGGGCACCGGCTTCTTCGTCGCCGTGGAATTCTCCCTCGTGACACTCGACCAGGCGACCGTCCAAAGAGCGATCGACGGCGGCGACCACGCCGCTGTGGCGTTGCTGAAATGCTTGAAATCCCTTTCTACCCAGCTGTCAAGCTGCCAATTGGGGATCACCCTCACTACCTTGCTGACCGGTTTCGTCATGGAGCCTTCGGTTGGCTTCCTGTTGCACGGGCCGTTGCTCTGGGCCGGGCTGCCTGAGGCTGCCGCGCAGTCCGTGTCGCTCATCATGGCCATGACTTTCGCCACCGTGTTGTCGATGCTGATCGGCGAGCTCGTCCCCAAGAACATGGCCTTAGCCTTGGCTTTTCCGCTCGGCCGGGGGTTGGCCCGCCCGCAATTGATGTTCACAGCCGTATTCAAGCCCGCAATCGTGGTGCTCAATGGCTTCTCCAACAAGGTGCTCAACCTCGTTGGGCTAGAGGCTAAGGAAGAGATCTCCGGCGCCCGCTCGCCTTCTGAACTGGCCTCGTTGGTGCGCCGTTCGGCGGAGCTGGGAACCCTCGACGCCGGGACGGCCAACTTCGTTGCTCGCACGCTGAACTTTTCCGCCAGGACCGCGGCGGATGTCATGACGCCGCGCATCCGTATGGAAACCATTGACGCCGATCAGCCGGTATCGGACATCATCGAGGCCGCCCGGCGCACCGGATACTCTCGCTTTCCTGTCATCGGTGAGTCCGCCGATGACATCCGTGGCGTGGTGCACATCAAGAAAGCCGTGTCCGTCCCGTCTGAACGCAGGAGGAGGGTCGAGGCCGGCGCCATCATGTCCGAGGTCCTGAGCGTTCCCGAAACCATCCACCTCGACTCTTTGCTCTTGGAACTCCGCGAGGGCAACCTGCAACTCGCCGTCGTGCTCGATGAGTACGGCGGAACCGCAGGAATCGCAACGCTCGAGGACCTGGTGGAGGAAATCGTTGGCGAAGTGGCAGATGAACACGACAAAGTCCGCCCTGGATTGCTGCAAAGCGCCTCGGGGGACTGGTACTTCCCCGGACTATTGCGCCCTGACGAAGTTAGCGAACAGATCCCGGGTCTGACCGTCCAGGACGACCCCGCGTACGAGACCGTAGGCGGCTATGTCATGAGCCAACTGGGACGGATCGCGATTGTCGGCGACGTCGTCGAGGCGGGCGGCGGCACCCTCGCCGTCACCCGAATGGACGGCCGGCGGATCGATCGTATTTGCTTCCACCCCACAGCACCCGAGCCTGAAGATGAAGGCACTGACTTTAAAGCCACTGCGGAACGTGAAGCGACGGGATGGCAAAGCAGGAAGCAAGCCAGCAAGCGGTTAGGTAAGAGCTCCGGCAACTCGCCAGGCAATGCCATTGGCAACCCCGCCGGCAAAACCGTCCGCAAAGGACGTGCTGCATGA
- a CDS encoding Fur family transcriptional regulator, which produces MSHGANAATSGPAAQPLPAAKDPAVKEQRVTKQRLAVSAALDELDDFVSTQELYRLLQNQGVSVSLATAYRILQSLADDGLIDVLRNADGEAVYRRCAVTGHHHHLLCRNCGKAVEVEAPAVETWAARVAAENGYTEVAHTVEIFGLCPECTAKKAAGLL; this is translated from the coding sequence ATGTCACACGGCGCCAATGCCGCCACGTCCGGACCCGCAGCCCAGCCGCTACCGGCTGCGAAGGATCCCGCTGTCAAGGAGCAGCGCGTCACCAAGCAGCGCCTGGCTGTCAGCGCCGCCCTGGACGAACTGGACGATTTCGTGAGCACCCAGGAACTGTATAGGTTGCTCCAGAACCAGGGCGTCTCCGTGTCCTTGGCCACGGCTTACCGCATTCTGCAGTCCCTGGCCGACGATGGTCTCATCGATGTTCTTCGCAATGCCGACGGTGAAGCCGTCTACCGCCGCTGCGCCGTAACGGGTCACCACCATCACTTGCTGTGCCGCAATTGCGGCAAGGCCGTCGAGGTGGAGGCACCGGCCGTCGAGACGTGGGCGGCCCGGGTGGCAGCCGAGAACGGCTACACCGAAGTGGCGCACACGGTGGAGATTTTCGGACTCTGCCCAGAGTGCACGGCCAAGAAGGCCGCCGGCCTGCTCTAG
- a CDS encoding hemolysin family protein, giving the protein MSDWAGILWLLVLLIGNAFFVGAEFAVMSARRSQIEPLAKRGSKRAQTTLYAMEHVSLMLACAQLGITVCSLLILLVAEPAIHHLLGAPLESVGVPVELAGAIAFAVALLAVTFLHVTFGEMVPKNISVSVADKAALLLAPPLVHIARFVKPVIWTLNFLANRILRLMKIEPKDEVTSSFTLEEVQSIVQESTRHGLVDDDAGLLSGALEFSEHTAAHIMVPLDKLVMLKPGSTPRQLEKAVSRTGFSRFPVLDDDGELTGYLHIKDVLSIPEEGRRYPIAESRIRSLVNLAPEDEVEDAMSVMQRTGSHLGRVVGAGGATLGVLFLEDVIEQLVGEIRDATQATGIRRLGGPSST; this is encoded by the coding sequence ATGAGCGACTGGGCAGGAATCCTGTGGCTCCTAGTGCTGTTGATCGGCAACGCGTTCTTTGTCGGCGCCGAGTTTGCCGTCATGTCTGCGCGCCGCAGCCAGATTGAACCTTTGGCCAAACGCGGTTCCAAGCGCGCGCAGACCACCCTCTACGCGATGGAACACGTCTCGCTGATGCTTGCGTGTGCTCAGCTTGGCATCACCGTCTGTTCGCTGCTGATTCTCCTCGTGGCCGAGCCAGCCATCCACCATTTGCTGGGAGCACCCCTGGAATCCGTGGGCGTCCCCGTCGAATTGGCCGGTGCTATCGCTTTTGCGGTTGCCCTGCTGGCGGTCACGTTCTTGCATGTCACCTTTGGCGAGATGGTCCCCAAGAACATCTCTGTTTCAGTGGCGGACAAGGCAGCATTGCTCTTGGCGCCTCCTTTGGTCCACATAGCCCGCTTCGTGAAGCCCGTTATCTGGACGCTGAACTTTCTGGCAAATCGCATTCTGCGCCTGATGAAGATCGAGCCGAAGGACGAGGTGACCTCCTCCTTCACGCTTGAGGAGGTGCAGTCGATCGTCCAGGAATCGACTCGCCACGGACTGGTGGACGACGACGCAGGCCTGCTGAGCGGCGCTCTTGAGTTTTCAGAACACACCGCCGCGCACATCATGGTGCCGCTCGACAAGCTCGTGATGCTCAAGCCTGGATCCACACCGCGCCAACTGGAGAAAGCCGTCAGCCGCACCGGCTTCTCGCGTTTCCCGGTGTTGGACGACGACGGCGAGCTGACCGGTTATCTGCACATCAAGGACGTGCTCTCCATTCCGGAAGAGGGACGGCGCTATCCGATTGCGGAAAGTCGGATTCGGTCCCTCGTGAACCTCGCGCCCGAGGACGAGGTTGAAGATGCCATGTCCGTGATGCAACGGACCGGCTCGCACCTTGGCCGGGTTGTCGGGGCGGGTGGCGCGACACTGGGGGTGTTGTTCCTGGAAGACGTTATCGAACAGTTGGTTGGTGAGATCCGGGATGCCACCCAGGCCACGGGGATCCGGCGCTTGGGTGGACCTTCGTCAACGTAG
- a CDS encoding DUF4097 family beta strand repeat-containing protein gives MSEENWTVTGPQTIDVDGVRSLKLGIVKGRFDVVTHDEPIARIEVSEINGDPLSVSLVDGRLEVRHQLHGPQGWFRNLMGTVNNTSTNTVVISIALPAGVDVEAGTVGGDGMVSGVTGHIRLNTVSGSVLADGTRGELQVNTVSGEVIARNHDGIMTAKSVSGEVTASGRFKNIRANTVSGDLSFDLHGYTQDFGANSVSGDLTIRLPHDVGVDIVAKTASGTVMIDDQFYAQGGGRVQTIAGPDERLMVVRTNSVSGKTSIIHGSAPTRGTAHSVPGEEEV, from the coding sequence ATGTCAGAAGAAAACTGGACCGTTACCGGCCCGCAGACCATCGACGTCGACGGCGTCCGGTCACTTAAGCTGGGGATCGTCAAGGGCCGCTTTGACGTAGTCACGCACGATGAACCGATCGCCAGGATCGAAGTCTCGGAAATCAACGGTGATCCACTGAGCGTCAGCCTCGTTGATGGCCGGCTCGAAGTCCGCCATCAGTTGCACGGCCCGCAGGGTTGGTTCCGCAACCTTATGGGAACCGTCAACAACACCAGTACGAACACCGTCGTCATCAGCATTGCATTGCCCGCCGGTGTCGACGTCGAAGCAGGCACCGTGGGCGGTGACGGCATGGTGTCGGGCGTCACCGGCCATATCCGCCTCAACACGGTTTCCGGGTCCGTCCTCGCTGACGGCACGCGCGGCGAGCTTCAGGTCAACACCGTCAGTGGCGAAGTCATCGCCCGCAACCACGACGGGATCATGACAGCCAAGAGCGTCTCGGGCGAGGTCACGGCTTCGGGCCGCTTCAAGAACATACGGGCCAACACTGTCAGCGGCGACCTCAGCTTCGATCTCCACGGCTACACCCAGGATTTCGGAGCCAATTCCGTATCGGGCGACCTCACGATCCGCCTGCCGCATGACGTCGGAGTGGACATTGTTGCCAAGACGGCCAGCGGTACCGTGATGATCGATGACCAGTTCTACGCCCAGGGAGGCGGCAGGGTCCAGACAATCGCTGGCCCCGATGAGCGCCTCATGGTGGTCCGCACCAATTCTGTGTCCGGAAAAACCTCTATCATCCATGGCAGCGCACCAACCCGAGGAACAGCACACTCAGTCCCCGGAGAAGAGGAAGTCTGA
- a CDS encoding metal ABC transporter permease — translation MDFGSILHTIFNFENYGELLALVQNSIWAGAVLGLLGGLVGTFVMKRDLAFAVHGISELSFAGASFALLIGTDIILGSLAGSVAAALLLGLMGVRARDKNSIIGVIMPFGLGLGILFLALYQGRAANKFGLLTGQIVSVDTVQLQVLAGTAVVVMIALAAMWRPLSFASVDPEMAEARGVPVRGLAIAFMVLLGVSVALSIQIVGALLVLALLITPAAAALRVTTSPRLVVLLSVLFAITATVGGILLALGSRIPISPYVTTLSFLIYVVCRIIGNVRAKRGINGRVVRPHQAVLDRAAEDRAVAG, via the coding sequence ATGGACTTCGGCAGCATCCTGCACACCATCTTCAACTTTGAAAACTACGGCGAACTGCTGGCGTTGGTACAGAATTCCATCTGGGCTGGTGCCGTCCTAGGCCTTCTCGGCGGGCTCGTCGGCACTTTTGTCATGAAACGGGACCTTGCTTTCGCGGTGCACGGCATTTCGGAATTGTCCTTTGCCGGGGCCTCATTCGCATTGCTCATCGGAACGGACATCATTCTTGGCTCGCTGGCGGGTTCTGTTGCGGCCGCACTGCTGCTGGGACTCATGGGCGTCCGGGCGCGGGACAAGAATTCGATCATCGGCGTCATCATGCCGTTCGGGCTGGGCCTTGGCATCTTGTTCCTGGCCCTTTACCAGGGCCGCGCTGCCAACAAGTTCGGACTCCTGACCGGCCAGATCGTCTCAGTGGACACCGTGCAGCTCCAGGTTCTGGCGGGCACGGCCGTGGTGGTCATGATCGCGCTGGCCGCAATGTGGCGTCCGCTGAGTTTCGCGAGCGTTGATCCCGAGATGGCTGAAGCCAGGGGAGTGCCTGTCCGCGGGTTGGCGATTGCTTTCATGGTGTTGCTCGGCGTCAGCGTTGCACTGTCCATCCAGATAGTCGGCGCACTGCTGGTACTGGCCCTGCTGATCACTCCCGCGGCCGCTGCCCTGCGGGTGACCACTTCGCCGCGGCTCGTGGTCCTGTTGAGCGTGCTCTTTGCCATCACTGCCACCGTGGGCGGAATCCTTCTCGCGCTCGGCAGCCGGATTCCCATCAGCCCGTACGTCACCACATTGTCGTTCCTGATCTACGTGGTGTGCCGGATCATCGGCAATGTACGCGCCAAGCGGGGGATCAACGGCCGGGTAGTCCGTCCGCACCAAGCCGTCCTGGACCGAGCCGCGGAGGACCGCGCGGTGGCTGGATAG
- a CDS encoding MBL fold metallo-hydrolase codes for MKLTKFTHACVRLQKDSQVLVIDPGTFSESEEALAGAHVVLITHEHADHVDADAVVEALKGNPGLQVHAPAGVASQLAAKAGDDGGRVHAVEPGSSFEAGGFAVRSFGGQHALIHPQIPVVANIGYLVDENVFHPGDSFVVPDGIDVKTLLVPIHAPWSKVGEVVDFVISVRAPKAYPVHDGLLNELGRGLVEAHVTRIGAKYGTSYARLSPRESVEV; via the coding sequence ATGAAGCTCACCAAGTTCACCCATGCTTGTGTCCGCCTGCAAAAGGACAGCCAGGTCCTCGTGATTGACCCGGGCACCTTCTCCGAGTCCGAGGAAGCCCTTGCCGGGGCCCACGTGGTGCTGATCACCCACGAGCACGCTGACCATGTGGACGCCGACGCCGTGGTCGAGGCGCTCAAAGGAAACCCCGGACTGCAGGTGCATGCACCTGCCGGTGTCGCCTCCCAGCTCGCTGCCAAAGCGGGCGACGACGGCGGCCGGGTGCACGCCGTCGAACCCGGCTCCTCCTTCGAAGCCGGTGGCTTCGCGGTACGCTCCTTTGGAGGCCAGCATGCCCTTATCCACCCGCAGATTCCCGTAGTGGCTAACATCGGCTACCTTGTGGACGAAAACGTCTTCCACCCCGGGGACTCGTTCGTTGTCCCTGATGGCATTGACGTCAAGACGCTCTTGGTGCCGATTCACGCACCGTGGTCAAAGGTGGGCGAAGTGGTGGACTTCGTGATCTCCGTCCGGGCACCCAAGGCCTACCCGGTCCACGACGGCCTGCTCAACGAACTGGGACGCGGGTTGGTGGAAGCCCATGTGACCCGGATCGGCGCGAAATACGGTACCAGCTACGCCAGGCTGTCCCCACGGGAGTCGGTGGAGGTCTAG
- a CDS encoding metal ABC transporter ATP-binding protein, whose product MTPVVSLRGAGLQFGQRALWKDLDVDIRAGEFFAVLGPNGSGKTSFLKVLLGLQQLHSGTVTVGGHPVERGSRRIGYVPQQKSFAPDTPLRARDLVALGVDGHRWGLRINAKAVNDRVDSLLKLVGASDYARVPVGQLSGGEQQRLRVAQALAAEPELLLCDEPLLSLDLHHQQAVSALINRQCHERNSAVVFVTHEINPVIDYVDRVLYLAGGRFRVGTPEEVMTTEVLSELYNSHVEVIRANGRIVVVGLPDATTHYHDDAHAGVEEGH is encoded by the coding sequence TTGACACCGGTAGTGAGCCTTCGCGGTGCGGGTCTCCAGTTTGGCCAGCGGGCCCTCTGGAAGGACCTCGATGTGGACATCAGGGCGGGTGAGTTCTTCGCTGTGCTTGGTCCCAACGGCAGCGGCAAGACCAGTTTCCTCAAAGTCCTCCTCGGCCTGCAGCAACTCCACTCAGGAACGGTGACCGTGGGCGGACACCCCGTTGAACGAGGGAGCCGAAGGATCGGCTATGTCCCGCAGCAGAAGTCCTTTGCCCCGGACACACCGCTGCGCGCCCGGGACCTGGTTGCCCTCGGCGTCGACGGCCACCGCTGGGGTTTGCGGATTAACGCCAAAGCTGTCAATGACCGCGTCGACAGTCTTTTGAAACTGGTAGGGGCAAGCGATTACGCGCGCGTTCCAGTTGGACAATTGTCAGGAGGGGAGCAGCAGAGGCTCCGGGTTGCGCAGGCGTTGGCCGCTGAGCCTGAACTCCTGCTCTGTGACGAACCGCTGCTCTCCTTGGATTTGCACCACCAACAGGCCGTGAGCGCCCTCATTAACCGGCAATGCCACGAACGGAACAGCGCCGTGGTGTTCGTGACCCACGAGATCAACCCGGTCATCGACTACGTGGACCGTGTCCTCTACCTCGCAGGCGGCAGGTTCAGGGTGGGAACACCCGAGGAGGTCATGACCACAGAGGTTCTCTCCGAGCTGTACAACAGCCATGTGGAGGTGATCCGCGCGAACGGCCGGATCGTCGTCGTCGGGCTTCCGGACGCCACCACCCACTACCATGACGACGCGCACGCTGGCGTGGAGGAGGGCCACTAA
- a CDS encoding GDSL-type esterase/lipase family protein — MEDRKLRIAAVGDELLAGLGDPRALGWLGRVLARTPQDGVLVESYSLPCPMEGTEGLAGRWLDEAGRRFSNVHENRLVIGLSSRDIEFGVSTARSRLNLANILDGASQSNIEVFVVGPPPTLDPAKNRRIADLNAAFADVTTRRNHQYVDTFSPLLNHEQWRTDLAANGGTPGQAGYGLMAWLVLHRGWFQWLRIAQPE; from the coding sequence GTGGAAGACAGGAAGCTGCGCATCGCAGCTGTTGGCGATGAACTACTCGCCGGGCTAGGTGACCCCAGGGCCTTGGGCTGGCTCGGAAGGGTTCTTGCACGAACTCCCCAGGACGGCGTTCTTGTGGAGAGTTACTCTCTTCCCTGCCCCATGGAAGGTACAGAGGGCCTCGCGGGCCGCTGGCTCGACGAAGCCGGGCGACGCTTCAGCAACGTCCATGAGAACCGCCTTGTGATCGGCCTGTCCAGCCGCGACATCGAATTCGGCGTCTCCACAGCGCGTAGCCGCCTCAACCTGGCCAATATCCTGGACGGGGCATCCCAAAGCAACATCGAAGTCTTCGTCGTCGGTCCGCCACCTACGCTGGACCCGGCCAAGAACCGCCGGATCGCGGACCTCAACGCCGCATTTGCAGACGTCACCACCCGCCGCAACCACCAGTACGTGGACACGTTCTCGCCATTGCTCAACCACGAACAATGGCGTACTGACCTCGCAGCCAACGGTGGCACTCCGGGCCAGGCGGGCTACGGCCTCATGGCCTGGCTCGTGTTGCACCGTGGCTGGTTCCAGTGGCTGAGGATTGCCCAGCCGGAATAA
- a CDS encoding 50S ribosomal protein bL37, which yields MSKRARKRRDRKRGGANHGKRPNT from the coding sequence ATGAGCAAGCGTGCACGTAAGCGTCGTGACCGTAAGCGCGGCGGCGCAAACCACGGCAAGCGTCCCAACACCTAA
- a CDS encoding PadR family transcriptional regulator, translating into MPPVFAHGALRLYLLALLESGPKHGYELIKALGERFGGTYSPSAGTIYPRLGKLEEEGLVATSSDGRRTNYSITAAGLAELNSRRQELADVEDNISESVRRLADNLREDIRSNMRGLRADLAATAEAARANAKSPEFQSWAGSYSPEGHRILKEAEMMVQSFRDDIRVELRQHAGSKALTPIALETVRTVLDQARISIRNSLRG; encoded by the coding sequence ATGCCGCCCGTCTTTGCCCACGGAGCCCTCCGGCTCTATCTGCTGGCACTCCTGGAATCAGGCCCCAAACACGGCTACGAGCTCATCAAGGCCCTCGGAGAACGCTTCGGGGGGACCTACTCCCCCAGCGCCGGAACCATCTACCCGCGGCTTGGCAAACTCGAGGAAGAAGGACTGGTGGCCACCAGCAGTGATGGGCGCCGCACCAACTACTCCATCACCGCTGCCGGACTGGCGGAGCTCAACAGCCGGCGGCAGGAACTGGCCGACGTCGAGGACAACATCTCTGAGTCCGTTCGGCGGTTGGCAGATAACCTCCGCGAGGACATCCGCAGCAACATGCGCGGCTTGCGGGCAGACCTGGCGGCAACCGCCGAAGCCGCACGCGCCAATGCGAAGTCGCCGGAATTCCAATCGTGGGCGGGAAGCTACTCGCCGGAGGGACACCGGATCCTCAAGGAGGCCGAGATGATGGTCCAGTCCTTCCGCGATGACATCCGAGTGGAACTGCGACAGCATGCGGGGTCCAAGGCCCTGACTCCAATCGCCCTTGAAACCGTGCGGACCGTCCTGGACCAGGCAAGGATCTCCATCCGAAATTCCTTGCGGGGCTGA
- a CDS encoding sigma-70 family RNA polymerase sigma factor: MALVKDREEHLALGRELPGDSRRVTVDLDAMSTMDPAAAAMYKAATEVADATSDDDAAVEADVEIAVDFASETPEQRRARFERDAMQYVDQLYSAAMRMARNPSDAEDLVQEAYTKAFSAFHQYKPGTNLKAWLYRILTNTYINLYRKRQREPLQSNSDTIEDWQLARAESHTSTGLRSAEAEALDHLPDSDVKSALQSIPEEFRLAVYFADVEGFAYKEISDIMNTPIGTVMSRLHRGRKMLRDLLADYAAERGISAGAEEKALAVGAAASKKQEKRK; encoded by the coding sequence TTGGCCTTGGTTAAGGACCGCGAGGAACACTTGGCGCTTGGGCGGGAGCTGCCAGGGGACTCCCGGAGGGTGACAGTAGACTTGGATGCAATGAGCACCATGGATCCGGCCGCAGCGGCCATGTACAAAGCAGCGACGGAAGTAGCGGACGCAACGTCCGATGACGACGCAGCTGTTGAGGCCGACGTCGAGATTGCAGTGGACTTTGCGTCCGAGACTCCTGAACAACGGAGGGCGCGCTTCGAGCGCGACGCCATGCAGTATGTCGACCAGCTCTATTCGGCTGCCATGCGCATGGCCAGAAATCCGTCCGACGCCGAGGACCTGGTCCAGGAGGCCTATACCAAGGCATTCTCGGCCTTCCACCAGTACAAGCCGGGTACCAACCTCAAGGCATGGCTGTACCGCATCCTGACCAACACCTATATCAACCTCTACCGGAAGCGGCAGCGCGAACCGTTGCAGTCGAATTCGGACACTATCGAAGACTGGCAGCTGGCGCGGGCGGAATCGCACACGTCCACCGGGCTGCGCTCCGCGGAAGCGGAGGCATTGGATCATTTGCCGGACTCGGACGTGAAGAGCGCCTTGCAGTCCATTCCGGAGGAATTCCGGCTCGCGGTGTACTTCGCTGACGTCGAAGGCTTCGCATACAAGGAAATATCAGACATCATGAATACCCCGATCGGGACGGTCATGTCCCGGCTTCATCGCGGCAGGAAAATGTTGCGCGATCTGCTGGCGGACTACGCCGCGGAACGGGGAATCAGCGCCGGCGCGGAAGAAAAGGCCCTGGCCGTGGGCGCGGCCGCAAGCAAAAAACAGGAGAAAAGGAAATGA
- the rsrA gene encoding mycothiol system anti-sigma-R factor, giving the protein MSCQGLGDCDDARMQRIYEYLDGALTREDIAEIKVHLEDCPECTEQYDLECVIRTVVKRSCTEAAPENLKNSILDRIHSMKSVDV; this is encoded by the coding sequence ATGAGCTGCCAAGGATTGGGCGACTGCGACGATGCTCGGATGCAGCGTATCTACGAGTACCTCGATGGTGCGTTGACCCGTGAAGATATCGCCGAGATCAAAGTGCACCTGGAAGACTGCCCGGAGTGCACCGAGCAGTACGACCTTGAGTGCGTCATTCGCACCGTGGTGAAGCGCTCCTGCACGGAGGCGGCTCCTGAGAACCTCAAGAACTCGATCCTGGACAGGATCCACTCGATGAAGTCGGTGGACGTCTAG
- a CDS encoding metal ABC transporter solute-binding protein, Zn/Mn family: MRRTAARLSLTASAGLAVLLAACAAPAATAPSSSSGVIDVVASTSVYGDIVKSVGGDKVAVTSIISKTSQDPHSYEASTQDKLAISKARLVIDNGAGYDDFFSKLSDDSKVPADKVITAVNASGLLPTATGGATSKVPEGFNEHVWYNFDAMGKVADAVAAKLGSLNSAEAKTFTANADKFKSSLSGLSAKVADIKASKGSAPVAITEPVPGYLLEAAGLENKTPEEFSHAIEAGSDVPPAAVKETSDLITSKSVRFLAYNEQTAGAETEKLKAAATTAGVPVVGFTETLPEGKDYIAWMTDNVGNIAAALNK; this comes from the coding sequence GTGCGTCGCACCGCCGCCCGTCTTTCCCTTACCGCTTCCGCCGGCCTTGCCGTCCTCCTTGCCGCATGCGCGGCACCCGCCGCGACTGCGCCGTCGTCGTCCTCCGGGGTGATCGATGTGGTCGCCTCCACCAGTGTTTATGGCGACATCGTCAAGAGCGTCGGTGGCGACAAAGTGGCGGTGACCTCCATCATCTCCAAGACCAGCCAGGACCCGCACTCCTACGAGGCCAGCACCCAGGACAAGCTGGCCATCTCGAAAGCCCGGCTGGTGATCGACAACGGTGCGGGCTACGACGACTTCTTCAGCAAGCTGAGCGATGACAGCAAAGTCCCCGCTGACAAGGTCATCACCGCCGTCAACGCGTCCGGGCTCCTTCCTACTGCAACGGGCGGCGCCACCTCCAAGGTGCCGGAAGGGTTCAATGAGCATGTCTGGTACAACTTCGACGCCATGGGCAAGGTGGCCGATGCCGTTGCTGCGAAGCTCGGAAGCCTGAACTCCGCGGAAGCCAAGACGTTCACCGCCAACGCCGATAAGTTCAAGTCGTCCCTGAGCGGGCTCAGCGCCAAGGTCGCAGATATCAAGGCTTCCAAGGGCTCCGCTCCGGTAGCCATCACCGAGCCGGTCCCGGGCTACTTGTTGGAAGCTGCTGGCCTGGAAAACAAGACGCCTGAGGAATTCAGCCACGCGATCGAGGCCGGCTCGGACGTTCCTCCGGCGGCAGTCAAGGAAACGAGCGATCTGATTACTTCGAAGTCGGTGCGGTTCCTGGCGTACAACGAACAGACCGCGGGCGCCGAGACGGAGAAGCTGAAGGCCGCAGCGACCACGGCCGGAGTTCCGGTTGTCGGATTCACCGAGACACTTCCGGAGGGCAAGGACTACATCGCCTGGATGACGGACAACGTGGGCAACATCGCCGCTGCGCTGAACAAGTAG
- a CDS encoding DoxX family protein, whose translation MSLVRFLARPMLASSFVVAGLDKLKNADDTAEQLSPLLRRASESLPFPADEKMLARVIGGTQVGAGALLALGKCSRFSATLLAGISVLNTFVEWRSADISTKEGRLARRAQLLKNISLTGGVLLAAVDTAGRPSLAWRAEHLAVDAKKAAGKQLKKTDRAVRKAVDNAVGA comes from the coding sequence ATGTCCCTCGTCCGTTTTCTCGCCAGGCCAATGTTGGCTTCCAGCTTTGTTGTCGCAGGGTTGGACAAGCTCAAGAACGCGGATGACACCGCCGAGCAGCTTTCCCCGCTGCTCCGGCGGGCTTCGGAATCGCTGCCCTTCCCCGCGGACGAAAAAATGCTGGCGCGCGTCATCGGCGGCACGCAGGTGGGCGCGGGCGCCTTGCTCGCCCTCGGCAAGTGCTCCCGGTTCTCGGCGACACTGCTTGCGGGTATTTCGGTGCTGAACACTTTTGTCGAATGGCGTTCCGCGGACATCAGCACGAAGGAAGGCCGGCTCGCCCGCCGCGCCCAGTTGCTCAAGAACATATCCCTGACCGGCGGCGTGCTGCTCGCTGCCGTGGACACGGCCGGCCGGCCAAGTCTCGCATGGCGCGCCGAACACCTCGCCGTGGACGCCAAGAAGGCCGCGGGCAAACAGCTCAAGAAGACAGACCGCGCCGTTCGCAAGGCCGTAGACAACGCAGTTGGAGCATAA